A window of Paenibacillus polygoni contains these coding sequences:
- the ltrA gene encoding group II intron reverse transcriptase/maturase has product MNAKRLTTPKENVQQLQKKLGHAAKENKKRRFHALYDKVYRMDVLEEAWRRVRANKGSAGVDGETLSDIEEKGEAFFLYECQRCLKENKYHPQPVRRHYIPKKDGKQRPLGIPTVRDRVIQMAAKLVMEPIFEADFQESSFGFRPKRSAKGALDRIRKACNRKGNWVVDVDIQGYFDNINQEKLMKLVEMRISDRRVLKLVRKWLNTGVMEEGKVRRSDLGTPQGGVISPLLANIYLNYFDILWERHGSGIGELTRYADDLVVVCKTKKDAERAYALIRAIMDRLELTLHPTKTRIVGLWTGEEGFDFLGMHHRKTKAETSYGKVYYTTQQWLCRKAEERIREVVKERLAPSSQRHKSLAEHVGWLNPKIQGWRNYYHTSYSQRKMAKLDWYIVLRLAKWYAKKRQRSRWQSAVQEVRYMARQCGLKTLL; this is encoded by the coding sequence GTGAATGCCAAACGGCTAACGACACCAAAAGAAAACGTTCAACAACTCCAAAAGAAACTAGGTCATGCGGCCAAGGAAAACAAGAAGCGCAGATTCCACGCATTGTACGACAAGGTCTACCGAATGGATGTATTAGAGGAAGCCTGGCGAAGAGTACGAGCTAACAAAGGATCGGCTGGCGTCGATGGAGAAACTCTTTCGGATATTGAGGAAAAGGGAGAAGCATTTTTCCTGTACGAATGCCAACGATGCTTGAAGGAAAACAAATACCATCCACAGCCCGTACGACGGCATTATATTCCGAAGAAAGACGGGAAGCAAAGACCGCTGGGTATCCCAACCGTCCGAGACCGCGTCATTCAGATGGCAGCGAAACTGGTCATGGAACCGATCTTTGAAGCGGACTTTCAGGAATCTTCATTTGGATTCCGTCCAAAACGAAGTGCGAAAGGGGCACTGGACCGTATCCGAAAAGCCTGCAACCGGAAAGGGAATTGGGTGGTCGACGTCGACATCCAAGGCTACTTCGACAACATCAACCAAGAGAAACTAATGAAACTGGTGGAGATGCGAATCAGCGACAGGCGCGTCCTGAAGCTGGTACGGAAGTGGCTGAACACGGGAGTGATGGAAGAAGGCAAGGTCAGACGATCCGATCTGGGTACACCACAAGGCGGCGTGATATCCCCTCTTCTCGCGAATATCTATTTGAATTATTTTGATATTCTGTGGGAACGACATGGCAGTGGAATCGGGGAACTTACGCGATACGCAGATGACCTTGTTGTTGTATGCAAAACGAAGAAAGATGCAGAACGGGCGTATGCACTCATACGTGCGATTATGGATCGTCTGGAACTGACCTTGCATCCGACGAAAACGCGGATTGTAGGATTATGGACGGGAGAAGAAGGGTTTGATTTTCTAGGCATGCATCATCGCAAGACAAAAGCTGAAACATCCTACGGAAAAGTGTACTATACCACGCAGCAGTGGCTGTGCCGGAAAGCGGAGGAACGCATCCGGGAAGTGGTAAAAGAGCGCTTAGCTCCGTCCAGCCAGAGACATAAGTCACTCGCGGAGCACGTAGGTTGGCTGAACCCGAAGATTCAGGGGTGGCGCAATTACTACCACACGTCTTACAGCCAACGAAAAATGGCGAAGTTAGATTGGTACATTGTGTTGCGTTTGGCAAAATGGTATGCAAAGAAAAGGCAACGTTCTCGGTGGCAAAGTGCGGTCCAAGAAGTGCGGTACATGGCGAGACAATGTGGACTCAAAACGCTCTTGTAA
- a CDS encoding MOSC domain-containing protein — MYVGRIKEIVRHPIKSFQGERIPRTQVMEYGLYGDRSHAFVHKSNQNQYVTITQLPQMASFQAHFTDQEDQEHYPRVKVVTPQGQKYYFGDEELTRTLEELYKKEIMPIQFQPAHVPLGAIEEEPIQLVTDASITELEKRWANNKVDSRRFRPNFVLSLAHQVPFIEEQWFGKRMQIGENVILLIKRPCKRCSIINVDPESAKRDPSLLKKVVTERKNQFGIYASVLQTGIVTEGDEVILLDY; from the coding sequence ATGTATGTCGGCCGGATCAAAGAAATCGTACGTCATCCTATAAAATCATTCCAAGGAGAACGGATACCCCGTACTCAAGTGATGGAATATGGACTTTATGGGGATCGCAGTCATGCTTTTGTACACAAATCAAATCAAAATCAATATGTAACGATTACTCAGTTGCCGCAAATGGCTAGTTTTCAGGCACATTTTACTGATCAAGAAGACCAGGAACATTACCCTCGTGTAAAAGTCGTTACACCTCAGGGACAGAAATATTATTTTGGTGATGAGGAACTGACTCGTACATTAGAGGAGCTGTATAAAAAAGAAATCATGCCAATCCAGTTCCAACCTGCTCATGTGCCCCTAGGAGCGATTGAAGAAGAACCGATTCAACTTGTCACAGATGCTTCCATTACAGAACTTGAGAAACGATGGGCAAATAATAAAGTGGATTCACGTAGATTTCGGCCCAACTTCGTATTGTCTCTTGCCCATCAGGTACCTTTTATTGAAGAACAATGGTTTGGTAAAAGGATGCAAATCGGAGAGAATGTTATTTTACTTATTAAACGTCCTTGTAAGCGCTGCTCCATTATTAATGTTGATCCAGAAAGCGCCAAACGCGACCCCTCTCTACTAAAGAAGGTAGTTACAGAGCGAAAAAATCAGTTTGGTATTTATGCTTCTGTACTGCAGACAGGTATAGTTACCGAAGGCGATGAAGTCATACTTTTGGATTACTAG
- a CDS encoding GNAT family N-acetyltransferase — translation MNIKVRPEVSNQEEVFQLLYGALYERALVLAQELPKTHSVQLCVGNHQAEQENSALFEKCGFTPMYRQYEMEKELNRVQETPELHLPELQFIQTALESSEEEQRYLRTESTIWPENPLGLHRLRRLKGSTDFTSFAALDPDSQLVASVMVCQEDDKTGSIEEVFVVPAWRKKGIATHFIRYGLQYLQKKGYAAARLSVLTKNEKALELYQSLGFTISGEEHRYGKELVKVESLSRG, via the coding sequence ATGAATATAAAGGTCAGGCCTGAGGTATCTAATCAGGAGGAAGTCTTTCAATTACTTTACGGTGCATTATATGAACGTGCGCTTGTCCTCGCTCAAGAACTTCCTAAGACGCATTCCGTACAGCTTTGTGTAGGAAATCATCAGGCAGAACAAGAGAATTCAGCGCTTTTTGAGAAGTGTGGTTTTACTCCGATGTATCGCCAGTATGAGATGGAAAAAGAGCTGAATCGTGTACAGGAAACTCCCGAATTACACCTCCCTGAACTTCAGTTCATCCAAACTGCACTTGAATCATCAGAAGAAGAGCAGCGCTATCTGCGAACAGAAAGCACGATATGGCCAGAAAATCCACTGGGGCTACATCGTCTGCGCCGGTTAAAAGGAAGTACTGATTTCACTAGCTTTGCTGCACTAGATCCGGATAGCCAGCTCGTAGCGAGCGTTATGGTGTGTCAAGAAGATGATAAGACAGGTTCCATTGAAGAAGTCTTTGTCGTACCGGCTTGGCGAAAAAAAGGAATTGCAACACATTTTATCCGCTATGGATTACAATACTTACAGAAAAAAGGGTATGCTGCAGCAAGACTAAGTGTACTGACAAAGAACGAAAAAGCATTGGAGCTTTACCAATCTCTCGGCTTTACGATCTCAGGTGAAGAGCATCGTTATGGAAAAGAGCTGGTCAAGGTCGAATCCCTCTCACGCGGATAA
- a CDS encoding IS30 family transposase, translated as MSYTHLSIIERSKLEVLHQLGLSARAIARELDRHHSTISRELRKNQSLNGYQAVASEHRYKHLRQAQKPREKWTETLGKEIEQRLHETWSPEQISMRYRLKGEPMVSFKTIYRWLYQGRMIRNTVQQLRHKGKRQKPQEKRGRFLVGTSIKQRPKEIRSRETFGHWELDTVVSSRGKSKACVATCIERKTRLYTAIKMPDRTSLSMEIAIGVVAAQYPAQTFQTATVDRGKEFACFRELEESHGMTVYFADPYSSWQRGSNENGNGLLREFFPKGKDFAKVTEEELEHALQLINNRPRKCLGWKTAHESFEEEVSHLD; from the coding sequence ATGAGCTACACACATCTTAGCATAATTGAACGCAGTAAACTAGAAGTATTACATCAACTGGGGCTGTCCGCCCGAGCCATTGCTCGCGAATTGGATCGTCATCATTCCACGATCAGCCGGGAACTGAGGAAAAATCAAAGCCTAAATGGTTATCAAGCGGTAGCATCAGAGCATCGTTATAAGCATCTTCGCCAAGCTCAGAAACCTAGAGAAAAATGGACGGAGACACTCGGAAAAGAAATTGAACAGCGACTTCACGAAACCTGGTCTCCTGAGCAAATCTCTATGCGTTATAGACTGAAAGGAGAGCCCATGGTTTCGTTCAAAACGATCTATCGCTGGCTTTATCAAGGACGTATGATTCGTAACACCGTTCAGCAGTTAAGACACAAAGGAAAAAGACAAAAACCCCAAGAAAAACGAGGTCGCTTCCTCGTAGGCACTTCTATCAAACAACGGCCTAAAGAGATTCGTTCCCGTGAAACCTTTGGACACTGGGAACTGGACACGGTCGTCTCCAGCCGAGGAAAAAGTAAGGCTTGTGTCGCTACATGTATCGAGCGAAAAACAAGGCTATACACTGCTATTAAAATGCCAGATCGCACTTCATTATCTATGGAAATTGCTATTGGTGTAGTTGCTGCACAGTACCCTGCCCAAACCTTCCAGACAGCTACCGTAGACCGTGGTAAAGAGTTCGCGTGCTTTCGTGAATTGGAAGAGTCACACGGTATGACGGTATATTTTGCAGATCCTTATTCCTCATGGCAACGAGGCTCCAATGAGAATGGAAACGGGCTCCTTCGAGAGTTCTTCCCAAAAGGAAAGGACTTTGCAAAGGTGACCGAGGAAGAATTAGAACACGCCCTCCAACTTATTAACAACAGACCAAGGAAATGTTTGGGATGGAAAACTGCTCACGAATCATTTGAAGAAGAAGTGTCGCACTTGGATTGA
- a CDS encoding GNAT family N-acetyltransferase: MSDIEIGDLRLSELREQPEDYQNICRKLYGYNVRASKGLLQKPGQNIHLYLKNASSEVVGGIFCESWLYGLYIDVLWISEDYRRAGYGREMLFEAERRGKEMGCLFAHTSTFSYQAPSFYEKNGYEIYGVNDEYPEGIKQYFLKKRL, from the coding sequence ATGAGTGACATCGAGATTGGTGATCTACGATTATCAGAGCTTCGAGAACAACCTGAAGATTACCAAAATATTTGCCGTAAACTGTACGGATATAATGTAAGAGCGAGTAAGGGGCTTTTGCAGAAGCCAGGACAAAACATCCACTTGTATTTGAAAAATGCCAGTTCAGAGGTCGTCGGAGGTATTTTTTGTGAGTCATGGTTATACGGGCTGTACATTGATGTGCTGTGGATATCAGAAGATTACCGAAGAGCGGGGTATGGCAGGGAGATGCTGTTTGAGGCTGAGCGAAGAGGGAAGGAGATGGGCTGCTTATTCGCACATACTTCTACGTTTTCTTATCAAGCTCCCTCCTTTTATGAGAAGAATGGATATGAAATCTACGGCGTAAATGATGAATACCCAGAGGGGATCAAACAGTATTTTTTGAAAAAAAGACTGTAA
- a CDS encoding SOS response-associated peptidase, whose translation MCRRYSLAADLDEVRDHFGVQRVMYYYKNRYNISPTQHAPLILYEDGERIMDEYRWGFIPFWGKDAVNADLMSVHNNVTYRRMVETKRCIIPCNGFFYWRQDGKRKYAVRVVMPDRSMFGVAGLYEIWKDTNKVPLRTCTMLMSNANLTIREFDTRMPAILTKEAMDAWLDPGITEVHQLLPYLTSHRDTPMEVYPVSSLVGNDNHDSMDCVKEVDMRMAMIKP comes from the coding sequence ATGTGTAGACGTTATTCGCTTGCAGCAGATTTGGATGAAGTTCGTGATCATTTTGGTGTGCAGCGGGTTATGTATTACTACAAGAATCGTTACAATATTAGCCCGACACAACATGCTCCGCTCATACTTTATGAAGATGGGGAACGTATCATGGACGAATATCGTTGGGGATTTATTCCTTTTTGGGGCAAGGATGCTGTTAACGCAGACTTGATGTCTGTTCATAATAATGTGACTTATCGGAGAATGGTAGAAACGAAACGGTGTATTATTCCTTGTAATGGTTTCTTTTACTGGCGTCAGGATGGCAAACGTAAATACGCTGTTCGCGTAGTTATGCCGGATCGGTCTATGTTTGGAGTTGCGGGTCTCTATGAGATCTGGAAAGATACCAATAAGGTTCCCCTTCGAACCTGTACCATGCTGATGTCAAATGCAAATCTAACAATTCGAGAATTTGATACCCGAATGCCGGCGATTTTAACCAAAGAAGCGATGGATGCCTGGCTTGATCCAGGAATTACGGAAGTACATCAACTGCTTCCTTATCTAACATCTCATCGGGATACACCGATGGAAGTCTATCCCGTATCTTCGCTAGTGGGCAATGACAACCATGATTCAATGGATTGTGTAAAAGAAGTAGATATGCGAATGGCTATGATCAAACCATAA
- a CDS encoding NADH-dependent flavin oxidoreductase, with amino-acid sequence MNSKYNLLFDQVTLPNGMILKNKIMMAPMTNWSSNEDGTVSDAELEYYARRSNGASVVVTAVAYVTDNGVGFPGQFSVSNDSFVPGLKKLADTIKKQGAKAVLQIFHAGRLSPPDLVGGDVVSASAIASERPGSPEPRELQDAEIVSIIEDFGEATRRAIEAGFDGVEIHGANGYLIQQFFSPHSNRREDRWGGDVEKRLTFPLAVIDSIQAAVKKYAKGPFIVGYRFSPEEPETPGLTMEDTFVLTDALLEKNLDYLHISLTDFWSKPRRGADDSKTRLEWIAERTGDRIPLVGVGNIHTADEALSALNTSVSMIALGRELIIEPDWVEKIESGNEEHIAVHLTKEDQERLVIPDPLWNMILGVPGWFPVLDSEESK; translated from the coding sequence ATGAATTCAAAATATAATCTTCTTTTTGATCAAGTTACTTTACCGAATGGAATGATCTTAAAAAATAAAATCATGATGGCACCGATGACAAATTGGTCTTCTAATGAGGACGGAACTGTATCGGACGCAGAGCTGGAATATTATGCTCGCCGCTCTAATGGAGCGAGTGTTGTTGTAACTGCAGTTGCGTATGTAACCGATAACGGGGTAGGTTTTCCAGGTCAGTTTTCGGTATCGAACGATTCTTTTGTGCCAGGTCTTAAGAAACTGGCGGATACCATTAAAAAGCAAGGCGCAAAAGCGGTGTTACAGATTTTCCATGCGGGCAGACTATCTCCCCCTGATTTGGTAGGCGGAGATGTTGTAAGCGCGAGTGCAATTGCAAGTGAAAGACCAGGATCGCCTGAACCGCGTGAACTGCAGGATGCTGAGATCGTTTCAATTATTGAGGATTTTGGAGAAGCGACTCGCCGTGCAATCGAAGCAGGTTTTGACGGGGTTGAGATTCATGGAGCTAATGGTTACTTAATCCAGCAGTTTTTCTCCCCTCATTCCAACCGTAGAGAAGACCGCTGGGGTGGAGATGTGGAGAAACGACTTACATTCCCGCTTGCTGTGATCGATTCGATTCAAGCCGCAGTTAAGAAATATGCAAAAGGACCGTTCATTGTTGGATACCGCTTTTCACCAGAAGAACCGGAGACACCGGGGCTGACAATGGAAGATACCTTCGTATTAACGGATGCGCTGCTTGAGAAAAATTTGGATTATCTTCATATTTCGCTTACCGATTTCTGGTCCAAACCAAGACGCGGAGCTGATGATTCCAAAACTCGACTGGAATGGATTGCAGAGCGTACCGGAGATAGAATTCCGCTGGTCGGAGTTGGTAACATTCATACAGCGGATGAGGCACTAAGTGCACTGAATACCAGTGTATCCATGATAGCACTTGGCAGAGAATTGATTATTGAACCCGACTGGGTTGAAAAGATTGAATCCGGCAATGAAGAACATATTGCTGTGCATTTAACAAAAGAAGATCAGGAACGTCTTGTCATTCCGGATCCGCTGTGGAATATGATTCTCGGAGTTCCGGGCTGGTTCCCGGTACTTGATTCAGAAGAATCAAAATAA
- a CDS encoding OsmC family protein, whose product MKHPFVLEAVWNGGRNSTGTIEAGQLQTKISIPKEMGGPGIGTNPDEMLLGAAATCYLITLAAMMERSELPVEQLTLTSEATVDVTNNIFTYEAITHRPVVTLKHGSTDSNVEKALLLSHKAESSCMISRAVAGNVQIKTEPSVLVASM is encoded by the coding sequence TTGAAGCACCCATTTGTACTCGAAGCTGTATGGAACGGTGGACGTAACAGTACCGGCACGATTGAAGCAGGACAGCTTCAAACCAAAATCTCGATTCCTAAAGAGATGGGAGGACCGGGGATTGGAACGAATCCGGATGAGATGCTGCTTGGAGCAGCTGCGACCTGCTATCTGATTACTCTTGCCGCAATGATGGAGCGTTCTGAACTTCCTGTAGAACAGCTTACTTTAACTTCAGAAGCGACCGTCGATGTAACAAACAACATATTTACGTATGAAGCAATTACTCATCGGCCGGTAGTAACTTTAAAGCATGGCTCAACAGATTCGAATGTGGAAAAAGCACTTCTTCTGTCGCATAAAGCAGAAAGTTCTTGTATGATCTCAAGAGCTGTTGCAGGAAATGTACAAATAAAAACAGAGCCAAGTGTGCTCGTAGCCAGTATGTAG
- a CDS encoding lactonase family protein, translating into MTNSKLLVFTGSYAEKENPGIHVYELDENTYELSLRSKQEGVKNPTFLQVDSDSKQLISIGEMVTTDGLKSGEALAYQILPETGELELINRGQSAYAPTCHVQKDPQGEYLVISSYHGGTVSLVSRKEDGSIGKMLDSKQHKGHGTHPERQDRPHVHSAFFSPDGKFIMVQDLGLDTIFVYQIDRKENKLVLHREVHTHDAAGPRHLVFHPNGKYAYVINEVDSTVTSYAYDAEEGNLTAIQTLPTLPSDFTGENTCAEITISEDGRFVYGSNRGHDSIVVYAASADGTLEHVQHISTEGAHPRHFSLTPKGNLMLVTNRDTNNIVVFEVNKETGGLTYTGKQVESPKPVCVWSVYM; encoded by the coding sequence ATGACAAATTCAAAATTATTAGTGTTTACAGGTTCTTATGCAGAAAAAGAAAATCCAGGAATTCATGTATATGAACTCGATGAGAATACATACGAGCTTTCTCTGCGCAGTAAGCAGGAAGGTGTGAAGAATCCAACCTTTCTTCAAGTCGATTCGGATTCAAAACAACTTATTTCCATTGGTGAAATGGTGACAACCGACGGCTTGAAGTCAGGAGAAGCGCTGGCTTATCAGATTTTACCGGAGACAGGTGAACTCGAACTTATTAATCGGGGTCAGTCTGCTTATGCACCTACATGCCATGTTCAAAAGGATCCTCAAGGTGAGTATCTTGTGATCTCAAGCTACCATGGAGGCACAGTAAGTCTGGTATCTCGAAAAGAAGATGGAAGCATTGGTAAAATGCTCGATTCCAAGCAGCATAAAGGTCATGGGACACATCCAGAACGTCAGGATCGTCCTCATGTTCATTCTGCTTTCTTCTCGCCAGATGGAAAGTTCATCATGGTTCAAGACTTAGGCCTGGATACGATTTTTGTATATCAGATCGACCGGAAAGAGAATAAACTTGTGCTGCATCGTGAAGTGCATACGCATGACGCTGCAGGTCCGCGCCATCTTGTATTCCATCCCAATGGCAAGTATGCCTATGTAATTAACGAAGTAGATTCGACGGTAACTTCATATGCATATGACGCTGAAGAAGGGAATCTAACGGCAATTCAAACGTTACCTACGTTGCCAAGTGATTTCACAGGGGAAAACACTTGTGCAGAGATTACAATCTCCGAGGATGGACGCTTCGTATATGGGTCTAACAGGGGGCATGACAGTATTGTCGTGTATGCCGCATCGGCAGACGGAACACTCGAACATGTACAGCATATCTCTACGGAAGGTGCTCATCCAAGACACTTTTCACTTACACCAAAGGGTAATCTGATGCTTGTCACAAATCGAGATACGAATAATATTGTTGTATTCGAAGTGAACAAAGAGACAGGGGGATTGACTTATACAGGCAAACAAGTAGAGTCACCTAAGCCAGTCTGCGTATGGTCCGTATATATGTAG
- a CDS encoding LTA synthase family protein: MICTRSLLFFSLIMLFKSYIAWFGVFDDGPSWAIMLKELPFILLIFCLIEWFATKRKLIMYTIFNLLLTAIFFAVIIYYKYYGVIATYKALEQVNQVTAVSNSVFSLIDPQYLLIFTDVLVFGYLLLRNKSAKNWKQAIRRPANKKIIACLFSISLLITSLNIYTNRGSFNEVVKAEQMGIFNYEAYTLLNQKKAELIPSEEITQERINELKGLSENKAVDLQLHGALEGKNLIIIQMESLQNFLIHLKIDGQEITPNLNKLVQDHTYFSHFYHQVGQGNTSDAEFVVNTSYYVPPEGAAVQNYVDKVLPSLPRLLKDKGYETATFHTNVVEFWNRGELYSSLGFDHYYDKSFFGEEDTVFFGASDHVLYQKTAEKLEEMDQEANPFYAQVISMSAHHPFTLPEEKMTLPLPERYDDTFVGNYIRAQHYADAELGTFIADLKNRGIWDNSVVVLYGDHVGLPTTSLDNQDLSLLNEILGHPYDYSDMINIPLVIASSGVTPVGEQKQIGGQVDILPTVAGLLGISLEDHIHFGQNLLNQKDYNILPERYYLPTGSFVNSNEVFISGSGFDDGEHHVLKNIMDTDHITTESEFYHALSLFDLSHSYVSQLPLKQ; this comes from the coding sequence ATGATCTGCACACGCTCATTATTATTCTTCTCTCTAATTATGCTGTTTAAGAGTTATATAGCTTGGTTTGGCGTTTTTGATGACGGACCTTCGTGGGCCATTATGCTCAAAGAATTACCTTTCATCCTGCTCATCTTCTGTCTTATTGAATGGTTTGCCACCAAACGAAAATTAATCATGTATACTATTTTTAATTTGCTGCTAACCGCTATTTTCTTTGCCGTTATTATTTACTACAAATACTATGGAGTTATTGCCACCTACAAAGCTTTAGAACAAGTGAATCAGGTAACCGCAGTCAGCAACAGTGTATTCTCACTAATCGACCCGCAGTATCTACTGATCTTCACGGACGTTCTCGTGTTTGGCTATTTATTACTTAGGAATAAATCGGCGAAAAACTGGAAACAAGCGATACGAAGACCAGCAAATAAAAAAATCATTGCTTGTCTTTTTTCCATCTCGCTCCTTATTACATCACTGAATATTTATACAAACCGCGGCAGTTTTAATGAAGTAGTCAAAGCAGAACAAATGGGGATTTTCAATTACGAAGCGTATACTTTGCTTAACCAAAAGAAAGCAGAGCTTATTCCATCAGAAGAGATTACGCAAGAACGGATTAATGAACTAAAAGGATTATCAGAAAATAAAGCTGTCGATTTACAACTGCACGGAGCTTTAGAAGGAAAAAATCTCATTATTATTCAGATGGAATCCCTTCAAAATTTTCTGATTCATCTTAAAATCGATGGTCAAGAGATTACACCGAACTTAAATAAGCTCGTTCAAGATCATACTTATTTCTCTCATTTTTATCATCAGGTCGGTCAAGGGAATACATCGGATGCTGAGTTTGTAGTAAACACTTCCTATTATGTCCCACCTGAGGGAGCGGCTGTCCAGAATTACGTAGACAAAGTGTTGCCGAGCCTGCCAAGACTTCTGAAAGATAAAGGTTACGAAACAGCTACGTTCCACACTAACGTTGTTGAATTCTGGAATCGCGGGGAACTCTATTCATCACTCGGGTTTGATCACTATTATGACAAGTCATTCTTTGGCGAAGAAGACACGGTATTCTTTGGAGCTTCCGACCATGTACTCTATCAAAAAACAGCGGAGAAACTAGAAGAGATGGATCAAGAAGCAAATCCATTTTATGCCCAGGTCATTTCCATGTCTGCTCACCATCCGTTTACGCTTCCCGAAGAGAAAATGACATTGCCGCTTCCTGAGCGTTATGATGATACGTTTGTTGGGAACTATATTCGTGCACAGCATTATGCAGATGCTGAACTTGGGACATTCATTGCAGATTTGAAAAATCGCGGGATATGGGATAACAGTGTTGTTGTCCTGTATGGAGATCATGTTGGACTGCCGACTACATCACTAGATAACCAAGACTTGTCATTGCTGAATGAAATCCTCGGGCATCCTTATGATTACTCGGATATGATCAATATTCCTCTCGTCATTGCTTCTTCCGGTGTCACACCTGTAGGAGAGCAGAAACAAATTGGCGGACAGGTGGATATTTTGCCTACGGTAGCAGGTCTGCTTGGTATTTCACTAGAGGATCATATTCATTTTGGGCAAAATTTACTGAATCAAAAAGATTATAATATACTGCCTGAACGCTATTATCTGCCTACCGGCTCGTTTGTAAACAGCAATGAAGTGTTCATTTCCGGCAGCGGATTTGATGATGGAGAACATCATGTACTGAAGAATATAATGGATACGGATCATATAACGACAGAGAGTGAATTCTATCATGCCCTTTCTCTCTTCGATCTGTCACATAGTTATGTATCCCAGCTTCCTCTTAAACAATAA
- the hxlA gene encoding 3-hexulose-6-phosphate synthase, which translates to MKLQLALDLVNIPEAIELVKEVESYIDIVEIGTPIVINEGLHAVKEMKAAFPNLTVLADLKIMDAGGYEIMKASEAGADIITVLGATDDMTIKGSVEEAKKQGKEILVDMINVKNIEQRAKEIDALGVDYICVHTGYDLQAVGQNSFEDLQTIKRAVTNAKTAIAGGIKLETLPEVIKAGPDLIIVGGGITTQDDKKAVAAEMQEMIKQG; encoded by the coding sequence ATGAAATTACAATTAGCACTTGACCTTGTAAATATCCCAGAAGCCATTGAACTTGTAAAAGAGGTTGAATCTTATATTGATATTGTAGAAATTGGAACACCGATCGTCATTAATGAAGGACTTCATGCAGTAAAAGAAATGAAAGCAGCATTCCCTAATCTTACGGTGCTCGCAGATCTTAAAATTATGGATGCGGGCGGTTACGAAATTATGAAAGCATCTGAAGCGGGCGCGGATATTATTACTGTACTTGGTGCTACGGACGATATGACAATCAAAGGTTCCGTAGAAGAAGCTAAAAAACAAGGCAAAGAAATCCTCGTAGATATGATTAATGTGAAAAACATTGAACAGCGTGCGAAAGAGATCGATGCGCTTGGCGTAGATTATATTTGTGTCCATACTGGATATGATCTTCAAGCCGTAGGCCAAAACTCATTTGAAGATTTGCAAACGATTAAGAGAGCTGTAACCAATGCAAAAACAGCAATAGCAGGTGGAATTAAGCTGGAGACTTTGCCTGAAGTAATCAAAGCTGGACCTGATCTCATTATTGTCGGCGGGGGAATCACTACCCAAGATGACAAAAAAGCAGTAGCAGCTGAGATGCAAGAAATGATTAAACAAGGGTAA